Genomic segment of Limnohabitans sp. INBF002:
AATTCCCGCTGTTTTTTAAGGCATCTTGGGCGCTACTATCATGGTCTGTCATAAAGGAGACCTCATGAAAAAACTATTCGCTTTGAGTTTGCTGGCTGTGGCCACTTTGACTGGCGCAAACGCCGCCGATTTCCCGATCAAAGACAAGCCTGTCACCATCGTTGTGCCGTTCACGGCTGGCGGCCCGACTGACCGTGTCGCGCGTGATTTGGCTGAAGCGTTGCGCAAGCCTTTGGGCGCCAACGTGGTGGTCGAAAACGTGGCTGGCGCAGGTGGCACGATTGGCGCCAACAAGGTTGCCAAAGCCCCACAAGACGGCCACACCATCCTTTTGCACCACATCGGCATGGCCACATCGCCAGCCCTGTACCGCAAGATGCCTTACAACACCACCGAAGATTTTGAGTACTTGGGCATGGTCAACGAAGTGCCCATGACCTTGATCGGTCGTCCCACCTTGCCTGCGACCAACTTCAAAGAGTTGCAAGCTTGGATTGCACAAAACAAAGGCTCCGTCAATTTGGGCAACGCCGGTTTGGGCGCTGCCTCACACCTGTGCGGCTTGTTGTTCCAAAACGCACTCAAGACCGACATGACGACAGTGCCTTACAAAGGTACAGCGCCTGCGATGAACGACCTGATGGGCGGCCAAATCGATTTGCTGTGTGACCAAACCACCAACACCACCAGCCAAATCGAAGCCAAAACTGTCAAGGCTTTCGCTGTCACCACCAC
This window contains:
- a CDS encoding tripartite tricarboxylate transporter substrate-binding protein, yielding MKKLFALSLLAVATLTGANAADFPIKDKPVTIVVPFTAGGPTDRVARDLAEALRKPLGANVVVENVAGAGGTIGANKVAKAPQDGHTILLHHIGMATSPALYRKMPYNTTEDFEYLGMVNEVPMTLIGRPTLPATNFKELQAWIAQNKGSVNLGNAGLGAASHLCGLLFQNALKTDMTTVPYKGTAPAMNDLMGGQIDLLCDQTTNTTSQIEAKTVKAFAVTTTKRLSTPALKHLPTLDESGLKGFEVTIWHGLYAPKGTAADVTAKINKALKVALKDPEFLKKQQGLGAVVVTDKRTDGAEHKKFVAAEIAKWGPIIQAAGVYAD